A genome region from Pseudanabaena sp. Chao 1811 includes the following:
- a CDS encoding N-acetylmuramoyl-L-alanine amidase-like domain-containing protein: MPQTIKPFLLIILVGLSFSDYFIPNVKNIDQKDQILVTAKNTQIEDKASSPNSSQNSSIESSAEKLEYQRLMQVLSDHQLSKLSFSEVIQTVSAQFIGTSYREGLLDQGESEKLFVSLTEFDCVLFVETVLAFSRNLLAVNPSYENFVQNIQEVRYADGKLDGYCSRLHYFSEWIRDNQKRGIVSDRTEELGGIPLNKTLNFMSSHWQKYPRLKNSEANYQCILAMEKRMELEMRSQPLRYIPSRKIHSIYPSLKTGDIIAVVTDLKGLDTTHTGLVYLTAKDTGFIHASPSGKVKIAPDLQRYVERVDHAIGIMVVRPINP; encoded by the coding sequence ATGCCCCAAACGATCAAACCATTTTTACTAATTATTTTAGTAGGACTATCTTTTAGCGATTACTTCATTCCCAATGTCAAAAATATTGATCAAAAAGATCAGATTCTTGTCACAGCAAAAAATACACAGATTGAGGACAAAGCTTCATCTCCTAACTCTTCCCAAAATTCGTCTATAGAATCTTCTGCTGAAAAGCTAGAATATCAGCGATTGATGCAAGTATTAAGCGATCACCAATTATCAAAATTATCATTTAGTGAAGTTATTCAAACCGTTTCTGCACAGTTTATTGGGACAAGCTATCGTGAAGGATTATTAGATCAAGGGGAATCTGAAAAGCTATTTGTCTCACTTACAGAATTTGACTGTGTGCTATTTGTGGAAACAGTTTTAGCATTCTCACGGAATTTATTAGCAGTGAATCCCTCCTATGAGAACTTTGTCCAGAATATTCAAGAAGTGCGTTATGCGGACGGTAAGCTAGATGGCTATTGCAGTCGTTTGCATTATTTCTCGGAATGGATACGCGATAATCAGAAACGAGGTATTGTGAGTGATCGCACTGAGGAACTAGGGGGCATTCCACTTAACAAGACCCTAAACTTTATGAGTAGTCATTGGCAAAAATATCCTCGTCTCAAGAATAGCGAAGCCAATTATCAATGTATTTTGGCGATGGAAAAGCGAATGGAACTAGAAATGCGATCGCAGCCATTGCGATATATTCCATCTCGTAAAATCCATTCGATCTATCCCTCATTAAAAACTGGCGATATTATTGCTGTAGTCACAGATCTCAAAGGTTTAGATACCACCCATACAGGATTAGTCTATCTCACTGCCAAAGATACAGGTTTTATCCATGCCTCGCCATCAGGAAAGGTAAAAATTGCTCCTGATTTACAGCGTTATGTCGAGCGTGTCGATCACGCGATCGGCATTATGGTAGTACGCCCAATCAATCCTTAA
- a CDS encoding helix-turn-helix domain-containing protein, which translates to MAPYSLDLREKIVANYEAGNTSIREVAKQFQVATKTVQKLLNQYRETGELNHKPLGSPIKSPLEAHQEKILEIVSEHPDWTLWQYCEEVAEQTGVSVTTGSMCRFFQRHNITLKKRPIAMKR; encoded by the coding sequence ATGGCACCTTACTCACTAGATCTCAGAGAAAAGATCGTAGCAAACTACGAAGCAGGAAATACATCGATTCGGGAAGTAGCGAAGCAATTTCAAGTCGCGACGAAAACAGTGCAAAAACTACTGAATCAATACCGAGAGACAGGAGAACTAAACCACAAACCATTAGGTAGTCCAATCAAAAGTCCCCTCGAAGCGCATCAGGAGAAAATCCTCGAAATTGTCTCAGAGCATCCAGATTGGACACTATGGCAGTACTGTGAAGAAGTAGCAGAACAAACAGGAGTATCAGTGACCACAGGCAGCATGTGCCGATTTTTCCAGAGGCATAACATCACTCTAAAAAAAAGACCTATCGCCATGAAAAGGTAA
- a CDS encoding Rpn family recombination-promoting nuclease/putative transposase, producing MRFINPKTDFAFKKIFGSEQSHDILISFLNAMLYEGNDTITAIEILNPYLAPRIRGIKDTYLDVKATINNTTNVIIEMQVLNVEGFEKRILYNAAKTYSNQLEVGEDYIDLEPVIALTITDFPMFPELNQLISRFILKEKTYLTDYPIYDIELVFIELPNFRKQLEELETLTDKWLYFLKTAKKLEIVPPVMGSVPAIQKAFEIANQANLTREELDELEHHEIFIHDQRNAIKKAVKQGLQQGLEQGLEQGLQQGLEQGELKAKLEIAKQLLAVLDDEAIIQATGLSLEQITELRNK from the coding sequence ATGCGTTTTATTAATCCTAAAACTGACTTTGCTTTCAAAAAAATATTTGGTTCTGAACAAAGCCACGATATTCTGATTAGCTTTCTCAATGCCATGCTTTACGAAGGCAACGATACGATTACAGCGATCGAAATCCTGAATCCCTATCTTGCTCCACGTATTCGCGGGATCAAAGATACCTATCTAGATGTTAAAGCTACGATTAATAACACTACCAATGTCATTATTGAAATGCAGGTTTTAAATGTAGAAGGTTTTGAAAAACGAATTCTCTATAATGCGGCTAAAACCTATTCAAATCAGCTTGAAGTTGGTGAAGATTATATAGATCTTGAACCAGTGATTGCCCTTACTATCACTGATTTCCCGATGTTCCCAGAACTAAATCAGCTTATCTCTCGCTTTATTCTTAAGGAAAAGACCTATCTCACTGACTATCCCATCTATGATATCGAATTGGTATTTATTGAACTGCCAAATTTTCGTAAACAGTTAGAAGAGTTAGAAACTTTAACGGATAAATGGCTATATTTCCTAAAAACTGCCAAAAAGCTAGAGATCGTGCCTCCCGTGATGGGTTCTGTCCCAGCCATTCAAAAAGCCTTTGAAATTGCCAATCAAGCCAACCTTACCCGTGAAGAGTTGGATGAACTTGAGCATCATGAAATATTTATCCATGATCAACGCAATGCTATCAAGAAAGCTGTAAAACAGGGACTGCAACAAGGTTTGGAACAGGGATTAGAGCAAGGACTACAGCAAGGCTTAGAGCAAGGTGAGCTTAAAGCAAAGCTAGAAATTGCTAAACAATTACTAGCAGTTCTAGATGATGAGGCAATTATTCAAGCTACAGGACTTAGTCTGGAACAAATCACTGAGCTGAGAAATAAGTAG
- a CDS encoding PD-(D/E)XK nuclease family protein, translated as MTLSLDQITHLLNGLKSLPPLRKQEQTFMEIAGYPHFENVCSNILQFYLQPSNEHGFGSLLLDSLFTLINEKNEKVVTNGQNIDVRREESTSEGKRIDLIIESDDFLLGIENKIFADAYNRFDTAY; from the coding sequence GTGACTTTATCTTTAGATCAAATAACGCATCTCCTCAATGGTTTAAAAAGCTTGCCGCCTTTACGAAAGCAAGAACAGACATTTATGGAGATTGCGGGATATCCACACTTCGAGAATGTTTGTAGCAATATACTTCAGTTTTATCTTCAACCATCTAACGAACATGGATTTGGTTCACTTCTGTTAGATTCGCTGTTTACACTCATCAATGAAAAGAATGAAAAGGTAGTAACTAATGGTCAAAATATTGATGTGCGACGTGAAGAATCTACCTCTGAAGGTAAACGTATTGATCTAATAATCGAATCAGATGATTTTCTTTTGGGGATAGAAAACAAGATTTTTGCTGATGCTTATAATCGGTTCGATACAGCCTATTGA
- the rpe gene encoding ribulose-phosphate 3-epimerase — protein MPKKSTVISPSILSADFSRLGDDIRAVDAAGADWIHVDVMDGRFVPNITIGPLVVSAIRPVTTKILDVHLMIAEPERYVPDFAKAGADIITVHAEHTACPHLHRNLCQIKELGKLAGVSLNPSTPLSFIEYVLDLCDLVLIMSVNPGFGGQSFIPNVIPKIVKLRQMCDDRGLDPWIEVDGGLKANNTWQVLEAGANAIVAGSAVFNAPDYAKAIDGIRNSKRPELVTA, from the coding sequence ATGCCTAAGAAGTCCACAGTTATTTCTCCCTCGATCCTTTCTGCTGACTTTAGCCGTTTGGGTGACGACATTCGTGCAGTTGATGCGGCGGGTGCGGATTGGATTCACGTTGATGTGATGGATGGTCGTTTCGTTCCAAATATCACCATTGGTCCATTGGTTGTGTCAGCAATCCGTCCTGTAACCACCAAAATTTTAGATGTGCATTTGATGATTGCTGAGCCAGAGAGATATGTACCTGATTTCGCTAAAGCTGGTGCAGATATCATTACTGTTCATGCAGAGCATACCGCTTGCCCTCATTTACATCGCAATCTTTGCCAAATCAAAGAACTTGGTAAATTAGCTGGTGTATCCCTCAATCCTTCCACACCTTTGAGCTTCATTGAGTATGTTCTCGACTTGTGTGACTTGGTTTTGATCATGAGCGTTAACCCCGGATTTGGTGGTCAGAGCTTTATTCCTAACGTTATTCCTAAGATTGTGAAGTTGCGTCAAATGTGTGACGATCGCGGACTTGATCCTTGGATTGAAGTTGATGGTGGTTTGAAGGCAAATAATACTTGGCAGGTTTTAGAAGCTGGTGCTAATGCGATCGTTGCGGGTTCGGCAGTATTTAATGCTCCTGACTATGCTAAAGCGATCGATGGTATTCGCAACAGTAAGCGCCCTGAGTTGGTAACAGCATAA
- a CDS encoding DNA-directed RNA polymerase subunit beta' — translation MADFTISNTDSPEEKKPQRFINRTIDKGQLKKLIAWAFTHYGTTSAANVADQLKALGFRYATQAGVSISIDDLQVPASKKALLAAAEQEIEETANRYVRGEITEVERFQKVIDTWNVTNENLKDEVVKNFKSNNPLNSVYMMAFSGARGNISQVRQLVGMRGLMADPQGEIIDLPIKTNFREGLTVTEYIISSYGARKGLVDTALRTADSGYLTRRLVDVSQDVIVRENDCGTTRGIKLKAMRDGEKTLIKLSDRLFGRVAAEDIVDPNTGEVIVMRNQEISEDLSLAVQKAGVEEVCVRSAFTCESTRSVCQMCYGWSLAHAELVDIGEAVGIIAAQSIGEPGTQLTMRTFHTGGVFTGEVAEQQRAPYDGVVKYSKKLKVRPMRTRHGEDAFIVESNGDFTLESAEGKRVYAVTQGSTLLVRDGQKVTQAQLMAEVSATGKTSRKTTEKATKALNTGLAGEVLFSDLAIEEKKDRQGNTSYVARGEKGRVWVLAGEVYNLPPGAEPTVKNEQQVVEGDVLAETRLITEHGGVVRLSEEDSRHNREVEIITASVVLDQAIVKEESYQGREHYILETQGGQSFSLKASPGTKLTNNQVVAELIDDTYHTKSGGIIKFAGVEVAKRSKGKQGYEVVKGGTLLWVPEETHEVNKDASLLMVEENQFIEAGTEVVKDIFSQTAGVVEVFQKNDILREIVIKPGDLHLVDDPQTAMQKNGSLAYPGTEIMPGLVSPELRYVEYLDSTEGPALLLRPVEEYQVPDVPTVPSQESVNQEGRSIGLRAVQRIPYKDGDRVKAIDSVELLKTQLLLEVDTDAPQLAADIEFIPNDKDPGSLRLQLVILESLVIRQDTSGDPAHSNSRTRLLVNDGDRIDPGAVVARTEILCKRAGQIRGIRQGSEVVRRLLVVTEADCITTDCPSPSVQPGDLLRAGDEIGAGVITEESGQVLKVEDGKVVFRIGRPYLVSPGALLQIHDADLVQRGDNIALLVFERAKTGDIIQGLPRIEELLEARKPKEMCVLARTSGTAQVTYDSDDNPEVKILGDDGTLDDDYSFNAGQSVIISDGQKVLAGEAITDGPANPHDILDIYFHAYKESLGVRQAALLGLQKVQEFLMNEVQSVYQSQGVDISDKHIEVIVKQMTSKVRIEDGGDTTRLPGELVELHQVEQINEAMEITGGAPADYTPVLMGITKASLNTDSFISAASFQETTRVLTEAAIEGKSDWLRGLKENVIIGRLIPAGTGFNAYDTPIVDVDTGYEPDLGYDEEADDVIIDDNTARNYQIIEPRIEPIRVIDKPRSRRSFDDELVDDDVEFDDDDDEEDDDDFDDED, via the coding sequence ATGGCAGATTTCACGATTAGCAACACGGATTCGCCTGAAGAAAAGAAGCCTCAACGCTTTATTAACCGCACCATTGACAAAGGGCAACTCAAAAAGCTGATTGCTTGGGCTTTTACCCATTATGGAACCACTAGCGCTGCTAATGTTGCTGACCAACTGAAGGCGTTAGGTTTTCGCTACGCAACTCAGGCTGGGGTATCGATCAGTATTGATGACTTACAAGTACCTGCCAGTAAAAAGGCTCTACTTGCGGCGGCAGAGCAAGAGATTGAAGAAACTGCGAATCGTTATGTCCGAGGCGAAATCACAGAAGTAGAACGTTTCCAAAAGGTAATTGACACATGGAACGTCACTAACGAGAACCTCAAGGATGAGGTGGTAAAAAACTTTAAGAGTAATAACCCTCTTAACTCCGTGTACATGATGGCGTTCTCTGGGGCGCGGGGTAATATCTCGCAGGTACGTCAGTTAGTCGGTATGCGCGGTTTGATGGCAGATCCTCAAGGGGAAATCATCGATTTACCGATTAAAACCAACTTCCGTGAAGGGCTGACTGTTACCGAGTACATCATTTCTTCCTATGGTGCGCGTAAAGGTCTGGTAGACACTGCGCTACGGACTGCCGACTCTGGATACCTCACCCGTCGTCTGGTAGACGTATCGCAGGATGTGATCGTTCGGGAAAATGATTGCGGTACTACTCGCGGCATTAAGCTCAAAGCAATGCGTGATGGGGAAAAGACCTTAATTAAGCTGTCCGATCGCCTATTTGGTCGTGTCGCTGCTGAAGATATTGTCGATCCTAATACTGGCGAAGTGATCGTCATGCGGAACCAAGAGATTTCTGAAGATCTCTCCTTGGCAGTCCAAAAGGCAGGCGTTGAAGAGGTCTGTGTCCGCTCGGCATTTACCTGTGAATCGACACGATCGGTTTGTCAGATGTGCTATGGCTGGAGCTTGGCTCATGCCGAATTAGTAGATATCGGTGAAGCTGTGGGGATTATTGCCGCCCAGTCCATCGGTGAACCTGGTACACAGCTAACCATGCGTACCTTCCACACTGGTGGTGTATTTACTGGGGAAGTTGCTGAACAACAACGCGCTCCCTATGATGGTGTAGTCAAATACAGTAAGAAGCTGAAAGTCCGCCCTATGCGTACTCGTCACGGTGAAGATGCGTTTATCGTCGAATCTAACGGCGACTTCACGCTCGAAAGTGCTGAGGGTAAGCGCGTTTATGCTGTTACCCAAGGTTCGACCTTGCTAGTACGGGATGGACAGAAAGTTACTCAAGCTCAATTAATGGCTGAGGTTTCGGCAACAGGTAAGACTTCTCGTAAGACGACCGAAAAGGCAACTAAAGCGCTGAATACTGGTTTAGCTGGTGAAGTTCTCTTCTCAGATCTGGCGATCGAAGAGAAGAAAGACCGTCAAGGCAACACTAGTTATGTAGCTCGTGGTGAAAAAGGTCGGGTTTGGGTCTTGGCTGGGGAAGTTTATAATCTTCCTCCCGGTGCTGAACCAACTGTCAAGAATGAACAACAAGTTGTTGAAGGTGATGTTTTAGCCGAAACTCGCTTGATTACTGAGCATGGTGGTGTGGTACGTCTGAGCGAAGAAGACAGCCGCCATAATCGTGAGGTGGAAATTATTACCGCTTCGGTAGTGCTTGATCAGGCGATCGTTAAGGAAGAAAGCTACCAAGGTCGTGAGCATTATATTCTCGAAACCCAAGGCGGTCAAAGCTTCTCCCTCAAGGCTTCCCCCGGAACTAAGCTGACTAATAATCAGGTGGTGGCAGAGCTGATTGATGATACTTACCACACGAAGAGTGGCGGTATTATCAAATTTGCAGGCGTGGAAGTTGCCAAGCGCAGCAAGGGCAAACAGGGCTACGAAGTTGTCAAGGGCGGTACATTGCTCTGGGTTCCTGAAGAAACCCATGAAGTCAACAAAGATGCTTCGTTGTTGATGGTCGAAGAAAACCAATTCATCGAAGCTGGTACTGAAGTTGTGAAGGATATCTTCAGCCAAACCGCAGGCGTTGTCGAAGTATTCCAAAAGAACGATATTTTGCGTGAAATCGTGATCAAACCAGGGGATTTACACTTGGTTGACGATCCTCAAACGGCAATGCAAAAGAATGGTTCTTTGGCTTACCCTGGCACAGAAATTATGCCCGGGTTGGTTTCCCCTGAATTGCGCTATGTGGAGTATTTGGATTCCACAGAAGGTCCTGCGTTACTTTTGCGTCCTGTGGAAGAGTACCAAGTACCTGATGTTCCTACGGTTCCTAGCCAAGAGTCGGTAAACCAAGAAGGTCGTTCCATCGGTTTGCGAGCTGTGCAACGCATTCCTTATAAGGATGGCGATCGCGTGAAGGCGATCGATAGCGTTGAGTTACTCAAAACCCAATTGTTGTTAGAAGTTGATACCGATGCGCCTCAATTGGCAGCCGATATCGAGTTTATTCCTAACGACAAAGACCCTGGTAGCTTGCGTTTACAGTTAGTAATTCTCGAATCCCTCGTGATTCGTCAAGATACCTCTGGCGATCCTGCCCATAGCAATTCGCGGACTCGTTTACTCGTAAATGACGGCGATCGCATTGACCCCGGAGCAGTTGTTGCTCGTACCGAAATTCTTTGCAAACGTGCGGGACAAATTCGCGGTATTCGCCAAGGCTCAGAAGTAGTACGTCGATTGCTCGTAGTCACTGAAGCTGATTGCATCACCACCGATTGTCCTAGCCCCAGCGTTCAACCTGGAGATTTGCTAAGAGCAGGTGACGAAATTGGCGCAGGTGTAATTACTGAAGAATCGGGTCAAGTTCTCAAAGTTGAAGATGGCAAGGTTGTCTTTCGTATCGGTCGTCCTTACCTCGTGTCCCCCGGCGCACTGCTACAAATCCATGATGCTGACCTCGTCCAACGGGGTGACAACATTGCGCTACTGGTATTTGAGCGTGCAAAAACAGGGGACATTATCCAAGGTCTACCTCGGATTGAAGAATTGCTCGAAGCCCGTAAGCCCAAGGAAATGTGCGTACTTGCCCGTACCTCAGGTACTGCTCAAGTTACCTATGACTCTGATGATAATCCTGAAGTCAAGATTCTTGGCGATGATGGCACATTGGATGACGACTATTCCTTCAATGCGGGTCAGAGTGTGATTATCTCCGATGGTCAAAAAGTCTTGGCTGGTGAAGCGATTACCGATGGTCCCGCGAATCCTCATGATATTCTCGACATTTACTTCCATGCTTATAAGGAATCCCTTGGCGTTCGTCAAGCAGCACTCCTTGGTTTACAGAAGGTACAAGAGTTCTTGATGAACGAAGTCCAATCGGTATACCAATCTCAGGGTGTGGATATTTCCGATAAGCACATCGAAGTAATCGTCAAGCAGATGACCTCTAAGGTACGTATTGAGGATGGTGGCGACACCACTCGCTTACCAGGGGAACTTGTAGAACTCCATCAAGTTGAGCAAATCAACGAAGCAATGGAAATTACGGGTGGCGCACCTGCGGACTACACACCTGTGTTGATGGGTATTACCAAGGCAAGTTTGAATACCGACAGCTTTATCTCGGCAGCGAGTTTCCAAGAAACTACTCGTGTTCTCACCGAGGCAGCGATCGAAGGTAAGTCTGACTGGTTGCGTGGTCTGAAGGAAAACGTGATTATCGGTCGTCTGATTCCTGCGGGTACTGGCTTCAATGCTTACGATACGCCAATCGTTGATGTGGATACTGGCTATGAGCCAGATCTCGGCTATGACGAAGAAGCGGATGATGTAATCATTGATGACAATACTGCCCGTAATTATCAAATCATTGAGCCTCGCATCGAGCCAATCCGCGTCATTGATAAGCCTCGTAGTCGTCGCAGCTTTGACGATGAGCTAGTGGATGATGATGTGGAATTCGATGATGATGACGATGAAGAAGATGACGATGATTTCGATGATGAAGACTAA
- a CDS encoding Ycf34 family protein, which produces MCICVNCTYVDRCITYHSVEALHLQPHLTDLPDFEAISPTINVNIRTKSTDDIQMEWDVVGCESFVSEMGKWTKLRPGELVPT; this is translated from the coding sequence ATGTGTATCTGCGTCAATTGCACCTATGTCGATCGCTGCATAACTTACCACTCAGTCGAAGCTTTACATCTGCAACCTCATTTAACCGATCTTCCAGACTTTGAGGCAATTTCTCCCACAATCAACGTTAATATCCGTACAAAATCTACTGACGATATTCAAATGGAATGGGATGTTGTTGGTTGTGAGAGCTTTGTCTCCGAAATGGGAAAATGGACTAAATTGCGCCCCGGTGAACTTGTTCCCACTTAG
- the sixA gene encoding phosphohistidine phosphatase SixA, with protein MPSLYLIRHGIAENRENYEDDTLRPLTDEGRKKTKQVAKRLYDLGLRFDLLQTSPLVRAQQTAEIFTNVFSSPVQQSSELAPEGSFEAWLQWATEWLSQHPQPARASLGIIGHEPDLTTWAETLLWGEAKGALVLKKAGIIGLVLPESQPWTANGILFLSIPPKLLI; from the coding sequence ATGCCTAGCCTCTATTTAATCCGTCATGGCATTGCTGAGAATCGCGAGAACTATGAGGATGATACTCTGCGTCCTCTCACCGATGAGGGGCGGAAGAAAACGAAACAAGTTGCGAAGCGTCTCTATGATTTAGGCTTGCGCTTTGACCTATTGCAAACTAGCCCTCTCGTTCGTGCTCAGCAAACCGCCGAGATATTCACTAATGTCTTTAGTAGTCCTGTGCAGCAATCCTCAGAACTTGCTCCAGAAGGAAGTTTTGAAGCTTGGCTCCAATGGGCTACAGAATGGCTCAGTCAACATCCCCAACCTGCTAGGGCATCTCTAGGGATAATTGGTCATGAACCTGACCTGACCACATGGGCAGAAACCTTGCTTTGGGGAGAGGCTAAGGGAGCATTAGTATTGAAAAAAGCTGGCATTATTGGTTTAGTACTACCAGAATCTCAACCTTGGACTGCCAACGGAATTCTCTTTTTATCGATTCCACCCAAGTTGCTCATATAA
- the purQ gene encoding phosphoribosylformylglycinamidine synthase subunit PurQ, whose product MKFGILVFPGSNCDRDVATVTSGILQQPTRLIWHSDTDISDCDVIVVPGGFSYGDYLRCGAIARFAPVMKSLQEHAAKGKYVLGICNGFQILTESGLLQGALVRNRDLHFICDRAPLRVERNDLAFTKKYQKQQVISLPIAHGEGCYFADADTLKELEDNHQVVFRYSDAIGNITDDANPNGSISNIAGICNKQGNVLGMMPHPERAAEGILGGTDGKALFEGLLEGLLVNA is encoded by the coding sequence ATGAAATTTGGTATTCTCGTATTCCCCGGTTCCAACTGCGATCGCGACGTTGCTACGGTTACTAGTGGAATTCTGCAACAGCCCACGAGATTGATCTGGCATAGTGACACCGATATTAGCGATTGTGATGTCATCGTTGTCCCTGGGGGATTTAGCTACGGTGATTACTTACGCTGTGGAGCGATCGCTAGATTTGCACCTGTAATGAAATCTTTGCAAGAACACGCCGCTAAAGGGAAGTATGTACTTGGCATTTGTAATGGATTTCAGATCTTGACTGAATCAGGCTTATTGCAAGGTGCATTAGTTAGAAATCGTGACTTACACTTTATTTGCGATCGCGCACCTTTGCGAGTTGAGCGCAATGATTTAGCTTTCACCAAGAAATATCAAAAGCAACAGGTAATCTCTTTACCGATCGCCCATGGTGAAGGGTGCTACTTTGCAGATGCGGATACGCTCAAGGAACTGGAAGATAACCATCAAGTTGTTTTCCGTTATAGTGATGCGATCGGCAATATCACCGATGATGCTAATCCTAACGGCTCAATATCTAACATTGCAGGGATTTGCAACAAACAAGGTAACGTTTTGGGCATGATGCCCCATCCCGAACGTGCTGCTGAAGGCATTTTGGGCGGGACTGACGGCAAGGCTTTATTTGAAGGACTTCTTGAAGGGTTGTTAGTCAATGCCTAG
- the purS gene encoding phosphoribosylformylglycinamidine synthase subunit PurS, which yields MKYQARIFVTLRPSVLDPAGTAVQSALKQMDYHVDSVRIGKYVEIVLDADNESEASQKLDEAADKLLANPVIENYRVELTPIA from the coding sequence ATGAAGTATCAAGCCCGTATATTTGTCACCTTACGTCCATCGGTTCTCGACCCCGCAGGCACGGCTGTGCAGTCGGCACTCAAGCAAATGGACTATCACGTTGACTCGGTTCGCATCGGTAAGTATGTGGAAATTGTTCTTGATGCTGATAATGAGTCTGAAGCATCTCAGAAATTGGATGAAGCTGCGGACAAGCTGCTGGCAAATCCTGTTATCGAAAATTATCGCGTTGAATTAACCCCAATCGCTTAG